A window of Candidatus Dojkabacteria bacterium contains these coding sequences:
- a CDS encoding ribonucleotide-diphosphate reductase subunit beta: MILKKLKLTDDPQLDKIKYQWAYDLVQQGIANTWFPHEVPLMEDLADWKKMTDEEKEAFELFLGFFNPGEFRVNQSITRGMMPFLSAPEVIMYLTRQMWEEVNHSLCFEYIMQTFPIDRKRAFGSHANVPTLKAKEEYLLKHVDALRNGDIDIESVAGIQEFVKNIIATNIITEGIWFYGGFLFALSFRQRNLLRNFGSLIAWTLRDESLHLKFGIYLILEILDEHPEIITDQFIKDVRGMITHAVELEEQYNKELIPNGIIGLNAEYISRYIKYVADRRLEELGLEPEYGVTNPAKWMATASDTLELVNFFETINTNYEVNAKGGKTSE, from the coding sequence ATGATATTAAAAAAGTTAAAGTTAACAGATGATCCGCAGCTGGATAAGATTAAATACCAGTGGGCATACGACCTTGTGCAGCAAGGTATTGCAAACACTTGGTTCCCACACGAGGTCCCACTCATGGAAGACCTCGCCGACTGGAAGAAGATGACAGACGAAGAAAAAGAGGCTTTTGAGCTATTTCTAGGCTTTTTTAACCCAGGAGAGTTCCGAGTAAATCAGTCAATCACACGAGGAATGATGCCATTTCTATCAGCTCCTGAGGTGATCATGTATCTGACTCGTCAGATGTGGGAAGAAGTTAATCACTCGCTCTGCTTTGAGTATATTATGCAGACATTCCCAATCGATCGTAAGCGCGCATTCGGCTCGCACGCAAATGTACCAACATTAAAAGCGAAAGAAGAGTATCTGCTGAAGCATGTCGACGCCTTGAGAAATGGTGATATAGATATTGAATCGGTAGCGGGAATTCAAGAGTTTGTTAAGAATATCATCGCTACAAACATTATTACCGAGGGGATCTGGTTCTATGGAGGCTTCCTGTTCGCGTTGAGCTTCCGCCAGCGAAATCTGTTAAGGAATTTTGGATCACTGATTGCGTGGACATTGCGTGACGAGAGCTTGCACCTGAAGTTCGGCATCTATCTGATACTAGAAATATTAGATGAGCATCCAGAAATTATTACCGATCAGTTCATCAAGGATGTCCGCGGGATGATCACACATGCTGTGGAGCTGGAAGAGCAGTACAACAAAGAGCTTATCCCTAATGGCATAATTGGCTTAAACGCCGAATATATCTCGCGCTACATTAAGTATGTAGCTGACCGCAGGCTTGAAGAGCTCGGTCTGGAACCAGAATATGGGGTAACAAATCCTGCAAAATGGATGGCTACAGCCTCAGATACTTTGGAGCTGGTGAACTTCTTTGAGACTATCAACACCAACTATGAGGTGAATGCTAAGGGCGGGAAAACTTCTGAGTAA
- a CDS encoding ribonucleoside-diphosphate reductase subunit alpha: MKNPVDLYNNLLPINDQKLQQFIEYHCMDLEKKDEFIQTIFDEVKLTVFEGMDEAALIDSLILVAIQNIQNDPDYDKVGTRLLLTKIYLTTVTEYQGEDFDKAYRESFVKYIEWGVEEGLLDKKMVSSFNLYELALELYPSRDEDFTYLGLSTAMNRYMVKHRSSTVVRETPQFMWMRVAMGMSLSEEEPTKYAKQFYNRLSRKEYTAGGSTMIGAGTVWPTLANCFLLNTDDTIEHIFENITNIGLISKGTGGIGIGITKLRAEGSPIKTNNTFSSGPIPFANIMDATVAAIARAGKKKGAVAIYMENWHIDFYDFLDLRQNAGDEYRRTRIADTAVYISDEFMKRVINNEDWYMFDPAETMELTELYGSDFSKKYLEYVEKAEAGELRVFKKVPAKEQMQAIVTMLMSTSHPWITFKDTINVRALNNNTGTIHNSNLCTEVCLPQDKDNIAVCNLAYINLPRHIDFSKTKFGGSVEENMESVDWDKLKETVKIGMRHLDNLIDVGMHPVKEAEHSDLNNRAVGLGIMGLAELYEIFGYAYDSEEAYEVVDILTEFVSYESIAYSCDLADERGKYPNFNGSMWSRGYVPFDTIEILENDRGVTVRQNRTTRLDWDKLRERVKNGVRNATTMMIAPNGNSSLTAGTSPGIDPRFALIFSRTTMNGKFLDINLNLVNALKELGIWDDVKEELLENQGEISEIDAIPDSLKEVYKTCFQISPLAFLEVASRSQKWIDQAMSRNMYLESRDPEENVEVYIEAWRRGLKTTYYLHMKPRHTAEQSSVKVNKAKSLVGKKGFGMSSSSDDGETGTGTSSGRAEEKGSEVAAKDSAEGSDGSANSDKKGFGSKRSEKSEPAGTSTEKKPGFGRVKVEKADDSEVEEQDSTASRGTGSQNRFHEEDAVIEAEAEVQLHLSEGEVAEEKMEKEIATKSSVAEKKQNFQQLFKACPIDPIERAACDSCA, translated from the coding sequence ATGAAAAATCCTGTAGATCTGTACAACAATCTGCTTCCAATCAATGATCAGAAGCTGCAGCAGTTTATCGAGTATCACTGTATGGATCTCGAAAAGAAAGATGAGTTCATTCAAACCATCTTTGATGAGGTAAAACTCACAGTATTTGAAGGCATGGACGAGGCGGCATTGATCGACTCGCTTATCCTCGTTGCTATTCAGAATATCCAAAACGACCCGGATTACGACAAGGTTGGCACAAGACTCCTTTTAACAAAAATCTATCTCACTACGGTCACAGAATACCAGGGTGAAGATTTCGACAAGGCGTATCGAGAGAGTTTCGTTAAATATATAGAGTGGGGAGTAGAAGAGGGATTGCTCGACAAGAAGATGGTGTCAAGCTTCAACCTGTACGAGCTTGCACTTGAGCTATACCCAAGCCGTGACGAGGATTTCACATATCTAGGACTCTCAACAGCTATGAATCGCTACATGGTGAAGCACCGTAGCTCGACAGTTGTGCGAGAGACACCACAATTTATGTGGATGCGGGTAGCGATGGGGATGTCGCTGTCAGAGGAAGAGCCTACCAAGTATGCAAAGCAGTTCTACAATAGGCTTTCTCGCAAGGAGTATACCGCAGGTGGCTCGACAATGATCGGCGCGGGCACTGTATGGCCAACTTTAGCAAACTGCTTCTTGCTCAATACGGATGACACTATTGAGCATATTTTCGAAAATATAACCAATATCGGCCTGATCTCAAAGGGTACTGGCGGTATCGGTATCGGCATCACCAAGCTGCGAGCCGAGGGATCACCAATTAAGACTAACAACACCTTCTCATCTGGCCCAATCCCATTTGCCAACATTATGGACGCTACAGTGGCTGCTATCGCCCGTGCAGGCAAGAAGAAGGGCGCAGTCGCTATCTACATGGAGAACTGGCATATCGACTTCTATGATTTCCTCGACCTGCGACAAAATGCAGGTGACGAGTACCGAAGAACCCGAATCGCCGACACCGCCGTGTATATTTCTGATGAATTCATGAAGCGAGTCATTAATAATGAGGATTGGTATATGTTTGATCCTGCAGAGACGATGGAATTAACAGAATTGTATGGCTCTGACTTCTCTAAGAAGTATCTAGAGTATGTAGAGAAGGCTGAAGCAGGTGAGCTGCGGGTATTTAAGAAGGTGCCAGCCAAAGAGCAGATGCAGGCAATTGTCACCATGCTCATGTCTACTTCGCACCCTTGGATTACATTCAAAGATACAATCAACGTCCGCGCTTTGAACAATAACACAGGCACAATCCACAACTCCAACCTGTGCACCGAGGTATGCTTGCCACAAGATAAGGATAATATCGCTGTATGTAACTTGGCATATATCAACCTACCACGGCATATTGACTTCTCGAAGACGAAATTCGGTGGCAGTGTAGAGGAAAATATGGAATCAGTAGATTGGGATAAGCTCAAAGAGACTGTAAAGATCGGTATGCGCCACCTCGACAACCTGATCGATGTCGGCATGCACCCTGTCAAAGAGGCGGAGCACTCTGACCTGAATAACCGCGCGGTTGGCTTGGGAATTATGGGACTAGCCGAGCTTTATGAAATCTTCGGCTATGCATACGATAGCGAGGAGGCGTATGAAGTTGTTGATATTTTGACCGAGTTTGTGAGCTACGAAAGTATCGCTTATAGCTGCGATCTGGCCGACGAGCGTGGCAAATATCCTAACTTCAACGGCTCGATGTGGTCACGTGGCTATGTGCCTTTTGACACCATTGAGATCTTGGAGAACGACCGAGGTGTGACAGTACGACAGAATCGCACGACTAGACTTGATTGGGATAAGCTGAGGGAGAGAGTGAAGAATGGTGTGCGAAACGCTACAACCATGATGATCGCACCAAACGGCAACTCATCTTTGACAGCTGGTACTTCACCAGGCATCGACCCAAGATTTGCCTTGATCTTCAGCCGTACCACCATGAATGGTAAGTTTTTGGATATCAACCTCAACCTTGTAAATGCTCTGAAAGAGCTCGGAATCTGGGATGATGTGAAGGAAGAGCTTCTTGAAAATCAGGGTGAGATTTCAGAAATTGATGCGATCCCAGACAGCTTGAAAGAAGTGTACAAAACATGTTTCCAGATCTCTCCGCTCGCATTCCTCGAGGTAGCCTCTCGATCGCAGAAATGGATCGACCAGGCAATGAGCCGAAACATGTATCTTGAGAGTCGCGACCCAGAAGAGAATGTCGAAGTGTATATCGAGGCATGGAGGCGTGGATTGAAGACTACCTACTATCTGCACATGAAGCCTCGTCACACCGCAGAACAGAGCTCGGTAAAGGTAAACAAAGCTAAATCTTTGGTTGGAAAGAAGGGCTTCGGCATGTCTAGCTCATCTGATGATGGTGAAACTGGCACTGGTACGAGCTCGGGTAGGGCAGAGGAAAAGGGTAGCGAGGTAGCAGCAAAGGACAGTGCTGAGGGCTCAGATGGTAGTGCTAATTCGGATAAGAAAGGCTTTGGATCTAAGAGATCTGAGAAGTCCGAGCCTGCAGGCACATCGACAGAGAAGAAGCCAGGGTTTGGTCGGGTGAAGGTCGAGAAGGCCGACGATAGTGAGGTTGAAGAGCAAGATTCGACAGCATCGCGTGGAACTGGCTCTCAAAATCGGTTTCACGAAGAGGATGCGGTGATTGAAGCAGAAGCTGAGGTACAGCTCCACCTGTCTGAGGGTGAAGTTGCCGAAGAGAAGATGGAAAAGGAGATTGCCACGAAGAGTAGTGTGGCTGAGAAGAAGCAGAATTTCCAGCAGCTGTTCAAAGCATGCCCGATCGACCCGATCGAGAGGGCAGCGTGTGACTCTTGTGCTTAA
- a CDS encoding trypsin-like peptidase domain-containing protein — MEEKKSNEVPKIEKMSEKEIEKGVEALMTEEVPATVAAKSKPRRGNRLARMFMGCIFVIFFLLCIFAVGSALGFYYYPRLYPRFGDNLERLGIELTSRDAPVEIEEEVSEFIPGTSEEELVVNVVEESMPSVVTIAVSRVSFDAEEGVVDDSSNIGSGFIVDPSGLIITNQHVVADSTVEYKVITSDGQEYDVENIATDDANDIALLEVNATDLNAMDLGNSDSLVVGQTVVAIGTPLGEYAGSVTKGVVSGLNRSVETGSQSFFGTVKTYEDVIQTDASVNPGNSGGPLLNTQGEVVGVNFATTSGADNISFALPINRVKQRIDEYRKYGKFVKGYLGIQYEVVYDRNYNPLVLVVDVAEGSPAADAGVLRRDLITKIDGVEIDGSFVSILQSYKPGDKIVLTIVRDREEVEVEVTLGEA; from the coding sequence ATGGAAGAGAAGAAGAGCAATGAAGTGCCAAAGATTGAGAAGATGTCAGAGAAAGAGATTGAAAAGGGGGTCGAGGCATTGATGACAGAGGAGGTTCCGGCAACTGTTGCTGCGAAGAGCAAGCCGAGGCGAGGAAATCGTCTGGCACGAATGTTTATGGGCTGTATATTCGTGATCTTCTTCTTGCTCTGTATATTCGCCGTGGGCTCCGCACTTGGCTTTTACTACTATCCACGACTATACCCTCGATTTGGTGATAACTTGGAGCGGCTCGGCATTGAATTAACAAGTAGAGATGCACCAGTTGAAATCGAAGAAGAGGTGAGCGAATTTATTCCAGGGACAAGCGAAGAGGAGCTGGTGGTAAATGTAGTTGAAGAAAGCATGCCATCAGTGGTGACAATCGCTGTCTCAAGAGTGAGCTTTGATGCAGAAGAGGGTGTAGTTGATGACAGCAGCAATATCGGGTCAGGCTTTATAGTTGATCCAAGTGGCTTGATTATCACAAACCAGCATGTGGTTGCAGACAGTACAGTCGAATATAAGGTAATCACCAGCGATGGACAGGAGTACGATGTCGAGAATATTGCTACCGACGATGCAAACGACATAGCTCTGCTAGAAGTTAATGCAACGGACTTAAATGCTATGGATCTGGGTAATTCGGATAGCTTGGTCGTTGGACAGACGGTAGTTGCGATTGGTACGCCGCTTGGTGAATATGCAGGCAGTGTGACAAAAGGTGTTGTAAGCGGACTAAACAGATCAGTTGAGACCGGTAGTCAAAGCTTCTTTGGCACAGTGAAGACTTATGAGGATGTAATCCAAACTGATGCATCGGTGAATCCTGGTAATTCGGGAGGTCCACTGCTCAATACACAGGGTGAGGTGGTAGGTGTTAACTTCGCAACTACTTCCGGTGCTGACAATATCTCTTTTGCTCTGCCGATAAATAGGGTGAAGCAGAGAATCGACGAGTATAGGAAGTATGGGAAATTTGTAAAAGGGTACCTTGGAATCCAGTATGAGGTTGTATATGACCGTAACTATAATCCTCTGGTGCTAGTTGTTGATGTCGCCGAGGGTAGTCCAGCAGCCGATGCAGGGGTGTTGAGGCGAGATCTAATTACGAAGATTGACGGTGTTGAGATTGACGGTTCATTTGTATCGATTCTTCAGAGTTATAAGCCTGGTGATAAGATCGTTTTGACGATCGTACGGGACAGGGAAGAGGTCGAGGTAGAGGTGACTTTGGGCGAGGCTTAG
- a CDS encoding S41 family peptidase, producing the protein MSSEKQSHHPTKSEQSPKKIKVSSASSDGLDKVRLGVGIAILVVSVFAVGLMTGRVWSSESIKSSTSGSKLFDFTGDTNDDGGNLTTSGKNALDFDMYWKIWNTMKYDYVDEMSVDEKEMFYGSIKGMVNSYGDPATIFLDPEETEAFTKGSAGNYFSGIGAELGYRDNRIVVISPLDGSPAEAAGLKAGDILLAVDDTEIKSNDTIYDVVLKIRGEAGTDVKIEIYRASEGKNREMTITRGDITVPSMSYEESEESGIYVIDLSRFTEASLADWVKIWDQTISEIEEKNPKGIILDLRGNPGGFFDAAVYAAEEFVGKGKVIAMQEDRAGQRDEYVADREGRFTDIPMVVLVNEGSASASEILSGALQQSGRATVIGVNTYGKGTAQSIIDYPDGSSLHITVLKWLLPDGTWLNTDNPIEPDIVVEISDEQFKAGEDPQLEKALEELR; encoded by the coding sequence ATGAGCTCCGAGAAGCAATCACATCATCCAACTAAATCAGAACAATCACCAAAAAAGATTAAAGTCTCTTCTGCAAGCAGCGACGGATTAGATAAAGTGAGGCTCGGGGTTGGTATCGCAATCCTTGTTGTCTCGGTTTTTGCTGTCGGCTTGATGACGGGGCGTGTCTGGAGCTCTGAGTCCATCAAGAGCTCAACCAGCGGCAGCAAGCTTTTTGATTTCACTGGCGATACCAACGATGATGGGGGCAATCTGACAACCTCAGGCAAAAACGCCCTGGATTTCGACATGTACTGGAAAATCTGGAACACTATGAAGTATGACTATGTCGATGAGATGTCTGTAGACGAGAAAGAGATGTTCTACGGCTCTATCAAAGGAATGGTGAACTCATATGGGGATCCTGCGACGATTTTCCTAGACCCAGAAGAGACAGAGGCATTCACCAAAGGCTCAGCGGGTAACTATTTCTCGGGCATAGGTGCAGAATTAGGATATAGAGATAATAGAATTGTTGTAATCTCGCCTCTGGATGGCTCGCCAGCAGAGGCTGCCGGATTGAAGGCAGGAGATATACTTCTCGCTGTCGATGATACAGAGATCAAGAGCAATGACACTATATATGATGTTGTATTGAAGATCCGAGGTGAAGCAGGAACAGATGTGAAGATTGAGATCTATCGAGCGAGCGAAGGGAAGAATCGCGAGATGACTATTACCCGTGGCGATATCACTGTGCCAAGCATGAGCTACGAAGAATCAGAGGAATCTGGAATCTATGTCATAGACCTATCGAGGTTTACAGAGGCATCGTTGGCAGATTGGGTGAAAATATGGGATCAGACGATAAGCGAGATTGAAGAGAAGAATCCTAAAGGCATTATCTTGGACCTGCGCGGCAATCCAGGTGGCTTCTTCGATGCTGCTGTTTACGCCGCCGAAGAGTTTGTAGGGAAGGGGAAGGTGATCGCAATGCAGGAAGATAGAGCTGGCCAACGAGATGAGTATGTCGCCGACCGTGAGGGTAGATTTACCGATATCCCTATGGTTGTGCTTGTAAATGAGGGTAGCGCATCAGCATCTGAGATATTGTCGGGTGCATTGCAGCAGTCGGGACGAGCCACAGTCATCGGTGTAAATACATATGGAAAAGGGACAGCCCAGTCGATTATTGATTATCCAGACGGATCAAGCCTGCATATTACTGTGCTTAAGTGGTTGCTTCCTGACGGCACTTGGCTCAATACCGACAATCCAATTGAGCCAGATATTGTTGTAGAGATCTCCGATGAGCAATTTAAAGCAGGTGAGGATCCACAGCTAGAGAAAGCTCTTGAGGAGCTTAGGTAA
- the rpsR gene encoding 30S ribosomal protein S18 encodes MAVEEIKTSTEGGNFEDKSSDERAGDDRGSHRRRKRVNLNLKCPLCEGGVGHVSYKDVYQLKKFTSVRGKIISTEKSGVCHKHQKELAQAIKRARYMALLPYVAVEA; translated from the coding sequence ATGGCTGTTGAAGAAATTAAAACAAGCACAGAAGGTGGCAACTTTGAAGATAAGAGCTCGGACGAGCGAGCTGGTGATGACCGTGGGTCTCACAGAAGGCGCAAGAGGGTAAACCTCAATTTGAAGTGCCCACTCTGTGAAGGTGGTGTAGGACATGTGTCTTACAAGGATGTTTACCAGTTGAAGAAATTCACCTCGGTTCGTGGCAAGATCATCTCCACTGAGAAGTCAGGTGTATGTCACAAGCATCAGAAAGAGTTAGCACAGGCTATTAAGAGAGCTCGATACATGGCACTTTTGCCATATGTCGCAGTAGAGGCCTAA
- a CDS encoding single-stranded DNA-binding protein, translating to MSVRSLNKVMLIGNLTRDPETRYTGNGTAVTTFGLATNKSWKDADGNAQESTQFHNLVAWNKMAEICQQLLAKGMKIYVEGELNTRSWEGEDGQTKYKTEIRISDMILLDSKGKSGGAGGAANDNGAAASDDNGGASSSAPADDFADEPAADTDPIEDDLPF from the coding sequence ATGTCAGTACGTTCGCTAAATAAGGTTATGCTGATCGGTAATCTTACACGTGACCCGGAGACCCGATACACGGGCAACGGCACAGCTGTAACTACCTTCGGCTTGGCGACAAACAAGTCTTGGAAAGATGCAGATGGAAATGCCCAGGAGTCAACACAGTTCCACAATCTAGTTGCATGGAACAAAATGGCAGAGATCTGCCAGCAGCTCCTCGCAAAAGGGATGAAGATCTATGTCGAGGGTGAATTGAACACAAGGTCATGGGAAGGTGAAGATGGTCAGACAAAATATAAGACTGAGATCAGAATTTCTGACATGATCTTACTAGATAGCAAGGGAAAGAGTGGTGGAGCAGGCGGAGCCGCAAATGATAATGGCGCTGCCGCATCAGATGATAACGGAGGAGCAAGTAGCTCGGCTCCAGCAGATGATTTTGCTGATGAGCCAGCTGCAGATACCGATCCGATCGAAGATGATCTACCTTTCTAA
- the rpsF gene encoding 30S ribosomal protein S6 — translation MAEKMQKYELMMALKPLLPDDVRKTIHKNVISTVTEMGGELVDTDVWGKRYLAYKIKGHNEGYYILYVLNMKPEDVAELKRQLSLKQEILRFMVVKVEHKDEKNLAIKKKEIEV, via the coding sequence ATGGCTGAGAAGATGCAAAAATATGAGCTAATGATGGCCTTGAAGCCTCTGCTTCCTGATGACGTGCGAAAAACGATTCACAAGAACGTTATTTCCACAGTCACCGAGATGGGTGGAGAGCTGGTTGATACCGACGTGTGGGGTAAAAGATACCTCGCATACAAGATCAAGGGTCATAACGAGGGTTACTATATCCTCTACGTGCTCAATATGAAGCCTGAGGATGTTGCCGAATTGAAAAGGCAGCTAAGCCTCAAGCAGGAGATTCTTCGCTTCATGGTCGTCAAGGTTGAGCATAAAGATGAGAAAAACCTTGCGATTAAGAAGAAAGAGATAGAAGTTTAG
- the ychF gene encoding redox-regulated ATPase YchF, whose product MVTRSHSLSIGIVGLPNAGKSTLFNSLTKKAVPAENFPFCTIDKNVGIVEVPDERLAKLSEFFKAEKIVPSAIQYVDIAGLVKGASKGEGLGNQFLSHIREVNAVMYVIRSFSSSTISHVYERIDPLEDFKIVQSELILKDLETVEKKRHEVNKKARVGDGDAERLLQALDGLMESLGEGKPAIDFKVDEKIEEEFKNLWLLTNKPRIFLLNVQEGADEQLRADWKAKVLEYLGEDHKDFILEVDVKMIGELSEMDEAEKTEYLALLPETPVQIEDIIRKGFERLGLITFYTGSSKECNAWSIRSGATVKEAAGVIHTDLSDNFVTADVANVMDIVEKGGINAVKEAGLFRSQGRDYLVRDGDYVLIHSTKG is encoded by the coding sequence ATGGTAACAAGATCACATTCATTATCAATAGGTATAGTTGGCCTCCCAAATGCAGGCAAGTCAACACTGTTCAATTCTTTAACAAAAAAGGCTGTGCCGGCTGAGAATTTCCCATTCTGCACGATAGATAAGAATGTTGGAATAGTTGAGGTCCCGGATGAGAGACTCGCCAAATTGTCGGAATTCTTCAAGGCTGAGAAAATAGTCCCATCTGCAATTCAATATGTAGATATCGCTGGATTGGTTAAAGGTGCGTCAAAAGGTGAAGGGCTAGGTAACCAATTTCTATCTCATATCCGCGAGGTAAACGCTGTAATGTATGTAATCCGCAGCTTCTCAAGCTCTACTATTTCCCATGTATATGAGCGAATTGACCCGTTAGAAGATTTTAAGATCGTGCAGTCAGAGCTGATTTTGAAAGACCTTGAAACAGTTGAGAAGAAGCGACATGAGGTAAATAAAAAGGCGCGCGTAGGTGATGGAGATGCAGAAAGGCTGTTGCAAGCTTTGGATGGGCTGATGGAATCTCTGGGTGAAGGGAAGCCAGCGATTGATTTCAAAGTGGATGAAAAAATTGAAGAGGAATTCAAAAATCTATGGCTGCTTACTAATAAGCCACGAATCTTCCTGCTAAATGTGCAGGAGGGTGCTGACGAGCAGCTGCGCGCTGATTGGAAGGCTAAAGTGCTTGAGTATCTAGGAGAGGATCATAAAGATTTTATACTCGAGGTAGATGTGAAGATGATTGGCGAGCTGTCGGAGATGGATGAGGCTGAAAAAACTGAATATCTAGCTTTACTGCCTGAGACACCTGTGCAGATCGAGGATATTATCCGAAAAGGCTTTGAGCGTCTAGGACTGATTACTTTCTATACCGGCAGTTCAAAAGAGTGTAATGCCTGGTCGATCCGATCTGGCGCAACTGTAAAAGAGGCTGCTGGGGTAATTCATACCGATCTGTCTGATAATTTTGTGACTGCGGACGTTGCAAATGTAATGGATATAGTAGAGAAGGGTGGGATTAATGCTGTGAAGGAGGCTGGATTGTTTAGGTCGCAGGGTAGGGATTATCTGGTGCGGGATGGTGATTATGTGTTGATTCATTCGACGAAGGGGTAG
- a CDS encoding transglutaminase-like domain-containing protein, which produces MIKRLNRTKLISLFALLLLVATNYLPLPRAYASNGTSTDFHVSDSYILVYEEGQEYITVSEKLTIEAFNENYKLPAGTTQQFIIHDFLINSDPAEREFKRNSLTVTDSRGNQLSPQLTEIDAGLQFAITTPYDITTERDYSVTIEFDTHELVNLNGNIINFYIPGIPADTELKTVNKNNGVTFTYDYDAELSIPDSLPQASYVAPREISTTELGGSRVFKLDTEDRLGETGWIQIGTEQFYYFKMVQRTPKTDLLIPPGVNDYTEYLSTNIYQLPLPRTYAETDQEVYFSDLSPKPSRIEIDDEGNVIGYFEVPANQNGEIKIEGYITLKSESQNEIPSVELDAYLESVRNNPALEQYTRSDRYWESDSDEVMGIAAELAKDKTTLSELVRTDYEYIVETFDYSYEKVEGENKRLGAVAALNGSEAVCMEYADALIAILRAQGVAAKAAVGYGNDPTGAENSIGLEEATEQNIAHQWVQVWIPEYGWLSLDPTWGESGRVYIGGNLDHILWYTIGNSSQDYIGTALSSADNISSESFENYDLYLQALPKGSIPEISQLIQVDQLTSQFSADDDAFSSYLKTTPLGKSIVIIAPTCAMLLFTFLIVTVAVRMAKKYLIVHSPR; this is translated from the coding sequence ATGATCAAGCGACTAAACCGCACAAAGTTAATATCACTCTTTGCACTACTACTTCTTGTTGCTACAAATTACCTTCCTCTACCACGAGCATACGCCTCAAACGGCACTTCGACTGACTTTCATGTGAGCGATAGCTATATCTTGGTATATGAAGAGGGTCAAGAGTACATCACTGTTAGCGAGAAGCTCACTATCGAGGCATTTAATGAAAACTACAAATTGCCTGCTGGCACTACACAGCAATTTATAATCCACGACTTCCTGATTAACAGCGACCCTGCAGAGAGAGAATTTAAGCGGAACTCACTAACTGTCACCGATAGCAGAGGCAATCAGCTATCTCCACAGCTCACCGAGATCGATGCAGGCCTCCAATTTGCTATCACTACGCCATACGACATCACCACAGAGAGAGATTACTCAGTCACAATCGAATTTGACACACATGAGCTGGTCAACCTAAATGGCAATATCATCAACTTCTACATCCCGGGCATCCCAGCCGATACCGAGCTCAAGACCGTCAACAAAAATAATGGCGTCACCTTCACCTATGATTATGACGCCGAGCTAAGCATCCCTGATAGCCTGCCACAGGCAAGCTATGTTGCCCCACGTGAGATTTCTACTACTGAATTGGGCGGCTCACGAGTTTTCAAGCTAGATACAGAAGACCGACTCGGCGAGACTGGATGGATTCAGATCGGCACGGAGCAGTTCTACTACTTCAAAATGGTTCAGCGTACGCCAAAAACTGACCTACTTATACCCCCTGGGGTAAACGATTACACCGAATATCTCTCTACCAATATATACCAGCTCCCTCTGCCCCGTACCTATGCCGAGACCGATCAGGAGGTATACTTTTCGGATCTTTCGCCCAAGCCATCAAGGATTGAGATAGACGACGAAGGGAATGTGATCGGATATTTTGAAGTGCCGGCCAATCAGAATGGAGAGATCAAAATTGAAGGGTATATCACACTGAAAAGCGAGAGCCAGAATGAGATCCCAAGCGTTGAGCTAGATGCCTATTTAGAGAGTGTCCGCAATAACCCTGCCCTAGAGCAGTACACCCGATCAGATAGATATTGGGAGTCGGACAGTGATGAGGTGATGGGAATTGCTGCCGAGCTAGCCAAGGATAAAACCACCCTTTCAGAGCTAGTGCGCACCGATTATGAATATATCGTCGAGACTTTCGATTATAGTTACGAGAAGGTTGAGGGTGAGAACAAAAGACTTGGTGCGGTTGCCGCGCTTAATGGCTCAGAGGCTGTATGCATGGAGTATGCCGATGCACTGATTGCCATATTGAGGGCACAGGGTGTCGCTGCCAAGGCTGCTGTCGGATATGGCAACGACCCAACAGGCGCCGAGAACAGCATCGGACTCGAAGAAGCAACCGAGCAGAATATCGCCCACCAATGGGTACAGGTATGGATACCAGAATATGGTTGGCTCTCACTCGACCCTACCTGGGGAGAAAGCGGACGAGTCTACATAGGTGGCAATCTAGACCATATCCTCTGGTACACGATAGGAAATTCAAGCCAGGACTACATAGGCACAGCACTTAGCAGTGCCGACAATATTAGCTCTGAGTCATTTGAAAACTACGACCTCTATCTGCAAGCCCTACCAAAAGGAAGCATCCCAGAAATTAGCCAGCTCATTCAGGTTGACCAGCTGACCTCTCAGTTCTCAGCAGATGACGATGCCTTTTCAAGCTATCTGAAGACCACACCTTTAGGGAAATCAATCGTGATCATTGCGCCAACCTGTGCAATGCTGCTTTTCACATTTCTGATAGTGACCGTAGCAGTAAGGATGGCGAAAAAGTATTTAATCGTTCACTCCCCCCGCTAA